In the genome of Candoia aspera isolate rCanAsp1 chromosome 1, rCanAsp1.hap2, whole genome shotgun sequence, one region contains:
- the DDX18 gene encoding ATP-dependent RNA helicase DDX18, producing MAANTGNLPMRLLRKKLDKRNRKIRQRNLARQGAADQGLAAAASLAGETLENAAENVSEDTSNISEAAMKDHKMTGGELSNITKAEEPECEQPGMKKKKKKKRKIGNCPENGGKKAKIEEENTETQEILHENAKEENTDGLAEEEATDDADGPVLPLGLTGAFEDTSFASLNGLVSENTLKGVADMGFTHMTEIQHKSIKPLLEGRDILAAAKTGSGKTLAFLIPAIELIYKLKFMPRNGTGVLILSPTRELAMQTYGVLKELMTHHVHTYGLIMGGSNRSVEAQKLGNGINIIVATPGRLLDHLQNTPGFMYKNLQCLVIDEADRILEVGFEEEMKQIIKLLPKRRQTMLFSATQTRKVEDLAKISLKKEPLYVGVDDNKETATVEGLEQGYVICPPEKRFLLLFTFLKKNRKKKLMVFFSSCMSVKYHYELLNYIDLPVLAIHGKQKQTKRTTTFFQFCNADSGILLCTDVAARGLDIPEVDWIVQYDPPDDPKEYIHRVGRTARGINGRGHALLILRPEELGFLRYLKQARVPLNEFEFSWSKISDIQSQLEKLIEKNYFLHKSAQEAYKAYIRAYDSHSLKQIYNVNNLDLLKVALSFGFKVPPFVDLNVNSSHGKRLQKRGGGGGFGYQKSKNVQKCKIFKHINKKKSDSRQFSR from the exons ATGGCGGCGAATACCGGGAATCTTCCGATGCGGCTTCTGCGCAAGAAGCTGGACAAGCGCAACCGCAAGATCCGTCAGCGCAATTTGGCCCGGCAAGGAGCCGCCGACCAAGGTCTGGCCGCGGCGGCATCGCTTGCGGGAGAAACGCTGG AAAATGCAGCTGAGAATGTCTCAGAAGACACTTCCAACATTTCAGAAGCAGCAATGAAAGACCACAAAATGACAGGTGGGGAACTGTCTAACATAACAAAAGCTGAAGAACCTGAGTGTGAACAACCtgggatgaagaagaagaaaaagaagaaaaggaaaattggaAATTGTCCAGAAAATG GtggtaaaaaagcaaaaattgaggaagaaaatactgaaacacaagagattttacATGAGAATGCCAAAGAAGAAAATACTGATGGTCTGGCTGAAGAAGAAGCAACTGATGATGCTGatgggcctgtcttacctctagGTTTAACAG GTGCTTTTGAGGATACTTCCTTTGCATCTCTTAATGGCCTTGTCAGTGAGAACACATTGAAAGGGGTAGCTGACATGGGATTTACACACATGACAGAAATTCAGCATAAAAGTATTAAACCACTTTTGGAAGGCAG AGATATTTTAGCAGCTGCAAAAACCGGCAGTGGCAAAACTCTTGCATTTCTTATTCCAGCGATAGAACTTATCTACAAGTTAAAATTTATGCCTAGGAATG GAACTGGTGTCCTCATACTTTCGCCGACTCGAGAACTTGCCATGCAGACTTATGGTGTTCTCAAAGAACTGATGACTCATCATGTCCACACCTATGGCTTGATAATGGGGGGCAGTAATAGATCAGTTGAGGCACAAAAACTTGGAAATGGCATAAACATCATTGTCGCAACTCCAGGCAGGCTTCTGGACCATTTGCAG AATACTCCAGGATTTATGTATAAGAACCTGCAGTGTCTGGTGATTGAtgaagctgatagaattttagaAGTTGGgtttgaagaagaaatgaaacagaTCATAAAGCTTCTACCGA AGCGTAGGCAAACTATGCTGTTCTCTGCTACACAAACCCGTAAAGTTGAAGATCTAGCAAAGATTTCTCTAAAGAAGGAGCCATTATATGTTGGGGTTGATGACAATAAAGAGACAGCAACTGTAGAAGGTCTTGAACAG GGATATGTAATATGCCCTCCAGAAAAGAGATTCCTCCTGCTGTTCACTTTCCTCAAGAAGAATCGGAAGAAGAAGTTAATGGTGTTCTTCTCTTCATGTATGTCTGTGAAATACCACTATGAACTTCTTAACTACATTGATCTGCCAGTTTTGGCCATTCAT gGCAAGCAGAAACAAACTAAACGCACAACCACATTTTTCCAGTTCTGCAATGCTGATTCTGGAATACTCTTATGCACAGATGTAGCTGCTCGAGGGTTGGACATTCCAGAGGTTGATTGGATAGTTCAGTATGACCCACCCGATGATCCAAAG GAATATATTCATCGTGTTGGGAGAACAGCCCGTGGAATAAATGGGAGGGGACACGCTCTGCTCATTTTACGGCCAGAAGAACTGGGATTCCTGCGTTACCTCAAGCAAGCCAGG gtgCCGTTAAATGAATTTGAATTTTCTTGGTCTAAAATTTCTGACATCCAATCTCAG ctGGAAAAATTGATTGAGAAGAACTACTTCCTTCACAAGTCAGCCCAAGAAGCATACAAAGCCTATATAAGAGCTTATGATTCCCACTCTTTGAAGCAGATCTACAATGTCAATAACTTGGATTTGCTCAAGGTTGCTTTGTCCTTTGGCTTCAAGGTCCCACCATTTGTAGATCTCA ATGTAAACAGCAGCCATGGAAAAAGACTACAAAAAAGAGGTGGCGGAGGTGGCTTTGGCTATCAGAAGTCAAAGAACGTCCAGAAATGCAAAATCTTCAAGCATATTAACAAGAAAAAATCTGACAGTAGACAGTTTTCCCGCTGA